Proteins from a genomic interval of Odocoileus virginianus isolate 20LAN1187 ecotype Illinois unplaced genomic scaffold, Ovbor_1.2 Unplaced_Contig_20, whole genome shotgun sequence:
- the LOC139034038 gene encoding olfactory receptor 52H1-like, translating into MAIYNVTGYNMGAFTLLGIPGLEQYHIWISIPFCLIYLVAIVGNSILLYLIAKEHSLHAPMFFFLSMLAITDLILSTTCVPKALSIFWFGPQEISFPGCLTQLFFLHYSFVLDSAILLAMAFDRYVAICSPLRYTTILTPRTIVTIAVGISFRSFSVFVPCVFLVNRLPFCRTHNIPHTYCEHIGVARLACADISINIWYGFCVPIMTVIIDVILIGVSYILILCAVFRLPSQDARQKALGTCGSHVCVILMFYIPAFFSILAHRFGHNVPQTFHIVFANLYVIIPPALNPLVYGVKTKQIREKVILLLFPKRSY; encoded by the coding sequence ATGGCCATATACAACGTAACTGGCTACAACATGGGTGCCTTTACCCTTTTGGGCATCCCTGGACTTGAGCAGTACCACATCTGGATCAGCATCCCCTTCTGCCTCATCTACCTTGTGGCCATTGTGGGTAATAGTATCCTTCTCTACCTCATTGCAAAGGAGCACAGTCTTCATGCACCcatgttctttttcctttccatgcTGGCTATTACTGACCTCATACTGTCTACCACCTGTGTCCCAAAAGCTCTGAGCATCTTCTGGTTTGGTCCTCAGGAAATCAGTTTTCCCGGCTGTCTCACACAATTATTCTTTCTGCACTACAGCTTTGTTCTGGACTCGGCTATACTGCTGGCCATGGCAtttgaccgctatgtggccatctgttcACCCTTGAGATACACCACTATTCTGACCCCCAGGACCATTGTCACAATTGCTGTGGGGATCTCCTTCAGAAGCTTCAGTGTTTTTGTCCCATGTGTTTTCCTTGTAAATCGTCTACCCTTCTGCAGGACACATAACATCCCTCACACATACTGTGAGCACATAGGTGTCGCCCGACTAGCCTGTGCTGACATCTCCATCAATATCTGGTATGGGTTCTGTGTTCCCATCATGACAGTGATTATAGATGTGATTCTAATTGGTGTCTCCTACATCCTTATCCTCTGTGCTGTATTTCGCCTCCCTTCTCAGGATGCTCGCCAGAAGGCCCTGGGCACCTGTGGTTCCCACGTCTGTGTCATCCTCATGTTCTATATACCAGCGTTCTTCTCCATCCTTGCACATCGCTTTGGACACAATGTCCCTCAGACCTTTCACATTGTGTTTGCCAACCTCTATGTTATCATCCCACCTGCCCTCAACCCTCTTGTCTATGGAGTAAAGACCAAGCAGATACGAGAGAAAGTCATTCTTCTGCTCTTTCCTAAGAGGTCCTATTGA